In Candidatus Binatus sp., the following proteins share a genomic window:
- a CDS encoding Fur family transcriptional regulator has product MPRPGETASAGHTVIDRKPAISAEERMHVFHVRLKERGLKSTGQRDDIARVFFELGHHISAEELHAKVKQINPHVGYATIYRTLRLLKECALLYERHFDEGQARYEAVGERHHDHFICERCGRIIEFENAAIERMQNIVARDLGVTLTRHKMELYGICSDCHAQQGM; this is encoded by the coding sequence ATGCCGCGCCCCGGCGAAACCGCGTCGGCTGGTCACACCGTAATCGATCGCAAACCTGCGATCAGCGCGGAAGAGCGGATGCATGTCTTCCACGTCCGGCTCAAGGAGCGGGGGCTCAAGTCCACCGGTCAGCGCGACGACATCGCGCGCGTATTCTTCGAGCTCGGACATCATATCAGCGCCGAAGAACTGCATGCGAAGGTCAAGCAGATCAACCCGCACGTCGGCTATGCGACGATTTACCGGACGCTGCGCCTGCTCAAGGAATGCGCGCTGTTGTACGAGCGCCATTTTGACGAGGGCCAGGCGCGTTACGAAGCCGTCGGCGAGCGCCATCACGACCATTTCATCTGCGAGCGATGCGGCCGAATCATCGAGTTTGAGAACGCCGCGATCGAGCGCATGCAAAACATCGTCGCCCGCGATCTCGGCGTGACGCTGACCCGGCACAAGATGGAACTGTACGGAATTTGCTCCGACTGCCACGCCCAGCAGGGCATGTAG
- a CDS encoding zinc ribbon domain-containing protein: MRQTIIGLLMVALTAAFFYWVGRRRYKCPYCGRVVRYDDVNCSHCGNDMKYRHRAGPEAVPRAAADLRPARRRPSGGRSSRR; the protein is encoded by the coding sequence GTGCGGCAAACAATCATCGGCCTGCTGATGGTGGCGTTGACAGCGGCGTTTTTCTACTGGGTGGGAAGGCGCCGTTACAAGTGCCCGTATTGCGGACGCGTCGTCAGGTATGACGACGTCAACTGTTCGCACTGCGGCAACGACATGAAGTATCGCCATCGCGCCGGTCCTGAGGCGGTTCCCAGGGCGGCGGCGGACCTGCGGCCTGCCCGGCGCCGGCCTTCCGGCGGCCGCTCTTCTCGGAGATGA